In one window of Prevotella sp. E13-17 DNA:
- a CDS encoding glycoside hydrolase family 31 protein, giving the protein MRKIFTAILLLVGLLPAMAADSMNPLANADAIVNAGEARFTVLTPELIRIQYSRKQQFEDRATFAVVNRRLPVPRYTKEVRDGYLYITTDALTLRYKMGGRIDNRPNDQVLTIQFKLNGRQVTWYPGKDDKLNLKGTTRTLDGQIGDNKRQEMENGLLSRAGWSIIDESPRTRRGDGSTTFAFDKSQDGIEWVAQPVDKEAIDWYFLGYGHQYKKALGDYIKIAGRQPMPPLYVLGYWYSKYQRYTSEEFMEIVNDVKKNQIPMDVMIFDMDWHTEGWTGWTWDRTAIPDPEGLIKFMHDNGLKVSLNLHPADGVDSDEDMFEQLRDSMGMDAATKVVPWNLSDPKFYHHMFNSIIRARENQGVDFWWLDWQQNLTSKYVDGLSETFWCNHVFYNDMRLNRPNHRPLIFHRWGGLGSHRYPIGFSGDSFTTYGTLAWQPYFTATASNVGFGYWGHDLGGHQQTGANDPEIYLRWMQYGVFTPIFRTHATNWEGIERRIWKYENFPLLLETVKLRYALMPYIYTAARQAYDTGVSMCRPLYYDSPEANNAYLFEDEYMFGDDILVAPVVTPSGKNGKAERRTWLPEGKWFDVCRNKVVEGNRVFVDSYSQPEIPYFYRAGAVIVNNPPMMNLNTRPDRLIVKVVPGADGESALYEDEGDTEGYKESAYSWVKMSHKDNSLTIHPRKGSFPGMPAKRAYTVEFLSTDCPTAVTVNGKKQDNGTWNYDENRRVVTVFVPATACDKKINVNLEK; this is encoded by the coding sequence ATGAGAAAGATTTTCACCGCAATTCTGCTCTTGGTTGGTCTGCTCCCTGCAATGGCTGCCGACAGCATGAACCCTCTGGCAAACGCCGATGCAATTGTTAATGCCGGCGAGGCACGTTTCACCGTGCTTACTCCCGAATTGATTCGTATTCAGTACAGTAGAAAACAGCAGTTTGAAGACCGCGCTACCTTTGCCGTGGTCAATCGTCGTCTGCCAGTGCCTCGTTATACTAAAGAGGTACGTGACGGCTATTTGTATATCACCACCGATGCGCTGACGCTGCGCTACAAGATGGGTGGAAGGATAGACAATCGCCCCAATGACCAGGTGCTCACCATCCAGTTCAAACTGAACGGTCGTCAGGTGACATGGTATCCAGGCAAGGACGACAAGTTGAACCTGAAAGGTACTACACGTACGCTCGACGGACAGATTGGCGACAACAAGCGACAGGAGATGGAAAACGGATTGCTCTCTCGGGCAGGCTGGAGCATCATCGACGAGTCGCCCCGCACCCGTCGTGGCGATGGCTCCACCACTTTTGCCTTCGACAAGAGTCAGGACGGCATTGAGTGGGTGGCACAGCCCGTCGATAAGGAGGCCATCGACTGGTACTTCCTGGGCTATGGCCATCAGTACAAGAAGGCGCTGGGCGACTATATCAAGATTGCTGGTCGTCAGCCCATGCCTCCCCTTTATGTGTTGGGCTACTGGTACAGTAAGTACCAGCGCTATACCAGCGAAGAGTTTATGGAGATTGTGAACGATGTGAAGAAGAATCAGATTCCTATGGACGTGATGATCTTCGACATGGATTGGCATACCGAGGGCTGGACTGGTTGGACATGGGACCGTACGGCTATTCCCGATCCCGAGGGCCTGATCAAGTTCATGCACGACAACGGTCTGAAGGTGTCGCTCAACCTGCACCCCGCAGATGGTGTTGACTCCGATGAAGATATGTTCGAGCAGCTTCGCGATTCGATGGGCATGGATGCCGCTACTAAGGTGGTGCCCTGGAATCTGAGCGATCCTAAGTTCTACCATCACATGTTCAATAGTATCATACGTGCACGCGAGAACCAGGGCGTCGATTTCTGGTGGCTCGACTGGCAGCAGAACCTGACCAGCAAGTATGTCGATGGACTGAGCGAGACCTTCTGGTGCAACCACGTGTTCTACAACGACATGCGTCTGAACCGTCCTAACCACCGCCCTCTGATCTTCCACCGCTGGGGTGGACTGGGCAGCCATCGCTATCCCATCGGCTTCTCGGGCGACTCGTTCACGACCTATGGCACACTGGCATGGCAGCCCTATTTCACCGCGACAGCCTCAAATGTGGGCTTTGGCTACTGGGGACACGACCTGGGCGGACACCAGCAGACCGGCGCCAACGATCCTGAGATCTATCTGCGCTGGATGCAGTATGGCGTGTTCACCCCCATATTCCGCACACATGCCACCAACTGGGAAGGCATTGAGCGCCGCATCTGGAAGTATGAGAACTTCCCCTTGCTGCTCGAGACGGTGAAGTTGCGCTATGCACTGATGCCTTACATCTACACGGCAGCCCGTCAGGCCTATGACACGGGCGTCAGCATGTGCCGTCCTCTCTACTATGATTCTCCCGAAGCCAACAATGCCTATCTTTTCGAAGATGAGTATATGTTTGGCGACGATATCCTGGTGGCTCCCGTTGTGACACCTTCTGGAAAGAATGGCAAGGCCGAACGCCGCACCTGGTTGCCCGAAGGCAAGTGGTTTGACGTATGCCGCAACAAGGTGGTTGAAGGCAACCGTGTCTTTGTGGATAGCTACTCACAGCCTGAGATACCTTATTTCTATCGTGCAGGTGCAGTGATTGTCAACAATCCTCCAATGATGAACCTTAACACCCGCCCAGACCGTCTGATTGTGAAGGTGGTGCCCGGTGCCGATGGCGAGAGCGCTCTCTATGAAGACGAGGGCGACACCGAGGGCTATAAGGAAAGTGCCTACAGTTGGGTGAAGATGAGTCATAAGGACAATAGTCTGACCATCCATCCCCGCAAGGGCTCGTTCCCTGGCATGCCCGCCAAGCGTGCCTATACGGTAGAGTTCCTGAGCACCGACTGTCCTACAGCAGTTACCGTGAATGGCAAGAAGCAGGATAATGGCACCTGGAACTATGATGAGAATCGTCGTGTGGTAACCGTGTTTGTGCCCGCTACTGCTTGCGACAAGAAGATCAATGTAAACCTGGAAAAGTAA
- a CDS encoding SusF/SusE family outer membrane protein, with protein sequence MKKFLIYIVGCLMMGVSTAAAQKYQDLWITGSAVPGGVQKLVKGGDGSFKYAGKLSEGEVRVMTTKKAGKNTTYLLPLLTDANIVNRGLSYQETTDASKAGWQVVITEDHYRFTVNTKDMKLQGEIFYPWGELFIAGGATEVGWKSEGKMLLMKQDINNPYVWTWEGELKSHPGIEEPEKFKFQGQDRWSPKGIHPYKADADILTEGQFRTGGDDTKWKISKPGRYRIKIDLFNETVKAELIK encoded by the coding sequence ATGAAGAAGTTTTTGATATATATAGTAGGATGTCTGATGATGGGTGTTAGCACAGCTGCCGCTCAGAAGTATCAGGACTTATGGATCACAGGTAGTGCAGTGCCCGGTGGCGTGCAGAAACTGGTGAAGGGCGGTGACGGCAGTTTTAAGTATGCCGGCAAACTGTCTGAGGGCGAGGTTCGCGTCATGACCACCAAGAAGGCAGGCAAGAACACCACTTATCTGTTGCCTCTGCTCACCGATGCCAATATCGTGAATCGTGGCTTGTCATATCAGGAGACCACCGATGCCAGCAAAGCAGGCTGGCAGGTGGTCATCACTGAAGATCACTATCGCTTCACGGTCAATACGAAGGACATGAAGTTGCAGGGCGAGATCTTCTACCCCTGGGGCGAACTGTTCATTGCCGGCGGTGCCACCGAGGTTGGCTGGAAAAGCGAAGGCAAGATGCTGCTGATGAAGCAAGATATCAATAACCCATACGTGTGGACGTGGGAAGGCGAGTTGAAGAGTCACCCCGGCATAGAGGAGCCCGAGAAATTTAAGTTCCAGGGCCAGGACCGCTGGTCGCCCAAGGGAATCCATCCCTATAAGGCCGATGCCGACATCTTGACCGAAGGTCAGTTCCGCACGGGTGGTGACGATACGAAATGGAAGATTTCCAAGCCCGGACGCTACCGCATCAAGATTGACCTGTTCAACGAAACTGTCAAGGCAGAGTTGATTAAGTAG
- a CDS encoding TIM-barrel domain-containing protein, which yields MKMTLRVSMFLSSLAIASVAMAQTAFMTNDKVAVFYPKNYDAKQHQPSPIFEHEPSALNALDADWKVRPVFTTFGGRNVATVNVEDGVDFYGTGEVTGSLRRNGYTVGLWNIDTPAYGVDNGSHLYQSHPWVMGVRKDGTAFGLIADNTWKQRITTQDKQVIFESEGPAFRVVVIERENPQALMQALVDLTGKMELPPLWSLGYQQCRFSYHPDTRVKEIADLLRSNRIPSDVIWMDIHYMDNYKIFTFHPKEFADPKGLNDYLHSKNLKAVYMIDPGVKVENGYFVDDQGTAADYWVKDKDGKPFVGNCWPGPCHFPDFTRPEVRTWWATLYKDYMATGIDGVWNDMNEPSVFGGPDGTMPVDNMHLGGDGVLPGPHARFHNVFGLNMVRASRQGLLYANPNKRPFILSRSNFLGGHRYAATWTGDNLSSVDQMKLSVPMTLTLGLSGQPFNGPDIGGFCENSTAELVADWTAMGVYFPFVRNHTIDGSIDQEPWAFTPEVLNSCRTAIERRYKLMPYIYTAFREASVDGMPVMRPLFMADAKDLSLRSEDKAFLLGGDLMITPRWAENVAQPNGGSWQPFTLEQNTDIYQSELRQRPGSVIPMANLAQSTAEMTTDSLTLYVCLDDNGSAKGQLYEDEGDGFSYREGNYSLSTIEASLNKKQLSVNINKVEGQMEKPQRTLRIAYVKGGKVQYSAWQKGNRASMKIKK from the coding sequence ATGAAGATGACTTTAAGAGTCAGTATGTTTCTTAGTAGTCTGGCCATCGCTTCCGTAGCGATGGCTCAGACTGCTTTTATGACCAACGACAAGGTGGCGGTGTTCTATCCCAAAAATTATGATGCAAAACAGCACCAGCCTTCACCAATTTTCGAGCACGAGCCATCGGCACTGAATGCCTTGGATGCCGACTGGAAGGTGCGACCTGTCTTCACCACTTTTGGAGGCAGAAACGTGGCAACAGTCAATGTGGAAGACGGCGTTGACTTTTATGGCACAGGCGAGGTAACTGGCAGCCTGCGCCGTAATGGTTATACGGTGGGCCTGTGGAATATCGACACACCTGCCTACGGTGTGGACAACGGTTCGCACCTCTACCAGAGTCACCCTTGGGTGATGGGCGTCCGCAAAGATGGTACCGCCTTTGGACTTATTGCAGACAATACCTGGAAACAACGCATTACCACACAGGACAAGCAGGTGATCTTTGAGAGTGAGGGTCCTGCTTTCCGTGTGGTTGTCATTGAGCGCGAGAATCCTCAAGCGCTGATGCAGGCACTGGTTGACCTGACCGGTAAGATGGAACTGCCACCACTGTGGTCGCTCGGCTACCAGCAGTGTCGTTTCAGCTATCATCCCGACACCCGCGTGAAGGAGATTGCCGATCTGTTGCGTTCTAACCGTATTCCGTCCGATGTCATCTGGATGGATATCCACTACATGGACAACTACAAGATTTTTACGTTCCACCCCAAGGAGTTCGCTGACCCCAAAGGACTGAACGACTATCTGCACAGCAAGAACCTGAAGGCTGTGTATATGATTGATCCAGGAGTGAAGGTCGAGAACGGCTATTTCGTGGACGACCAAGGCACTGCAGCCGACTACTGGGTGAAGGATAAGGACGGCAAACCTTTTGTAGGCAACTGCTGGCCCGGTCCTTGCCACTTCCCTGACTTCACACGCCCTGAGGTGCGCACGTGGTGGGCTACACTCTATAAGGACTATATGGCTACGGGTATCGACGGCGTCTGGAACGATATGAACGAGCCTTCTGTCTTCGGTGGTCCTGATGGTACCATGCCTGTGGACAACATGCACTTGGGTGGCGATGGCGTACTGCCTGGCCCACATGCCCGCTTCCATAATGTTTTTGGATTGAACATGGTTCGTGCCAGCCGTCAGGGACTGCTTTATGCCAACCCCAACAAGCGTCCTTTCATCCTTTCCCGCTCTAACTTCCTCGGTGGTCATCGCTATGCTGCCACCTGGACGGGCGACAACCTCTCGTCGGTAGATCAGATGAAACTCAGTGTGCCGATGACGCTGACACTCGGACTTTCCGGACAGCCTTTCAATGGACCTGATATTGGCGGTTTCTGTGAAAACTCAACAGCCGAGCTCGTAGCCGACTGGACCGCGATGGGTGTCTATTTCCCCTTTGTGCGCAACCACACCATCGACGGCAGTATCGACCAGGAGCCCTGGGCGTTTACCCCCGAGGTGCTCAACAGTTGTCGCACTGCCATTGAGCGTCGCTACAAGCTGATGCCTTATATCTACACCGCCTTCCGCGAGGCCAGCGTTGACGGTATGCCCGTGATGCGCCCCTTGTTCATGGCCGATGCTAAGGACCTCTCGCTGCGTAGCGAGGACAAGGCTTTCCTGTTGGGCGGTGATCTGATGATCACACCGCGTTGGGCTGAGAATGTTGCCCAGCCCAATGGTGGCTCATGGCAGCCTTTCACGCTGGAGCAGAACACCGACATCTATCAGTCAGAGCTTCGTCAGCGTCCTGGTTCGGTGATTCCGATGGCCAACCTGGCACAGAGCACCGCCGAGATGACCACCGACTCGCTCACACTCTATGTCTGTCTGGATGACAATGGCAGCGCTAAAGGTCAGCTCTATGAGGACGAGGGCGATGGATTCTCATATCGTGAAGGCAACTACAGCCTCTCAACGATCGAGGCTTCGCTCAACAAGAAGCAGCTCTCTGTTAATATAAATAAGGTGGAGGGCCAAATGGAGAAGCCACAGCGCACGTTGCGTATTGCCTATGTAAAAGGCGGTAAGGTGCAGTACTCTGCTTGGCAGAAGGGCAATCGGGCATCCATGAAGATCAAGAAGTAA
- a CDS encoding SusF/SusE family outer membrane protein, translated as MKRNLKLTLVSVLCFCFGHTVWAEDHYLVGGATECGWTTSNMEYNRSSVAMVNVDENIWVWAGTMTVGDGDSGAFKIPNSSGGWDGYWAPSANYLLTSGVEADLSTSSSGDNKYHVAEAGMYRVTINTSTLKIKAEKLTEPSKDGDYYLISSVDDYYWFAGKVTSAESSTAKARLTADLDFSEKGFFPLACDKYKFKGEFDGAGHTISNAVIKGSNNNVAFIRYATNGANIHNLVIDGSFTGNAKVGGIIGFARDGGTVTLTNIINKASVRSTGNSDANAAAFVGCATDGTKITALNCANMGSVSGQDGQCAAFAGWTQSGTTFTNCWNSGTISNIDGTSQLYRNSSSVTATNCFDLTNVGNQGTKVDASTLATGKFCFTLNGDQSSINWYQNMSGTVDNYPVPFSSHAQVYANGELKCDGTSAGGELTYSNSSTSVIPPHTYVNGWCSVCNALDHDYLTADGEEYYSIGSANDLHWFAAMVAEVNQSANAKLTGDIDYTAYKQGFIGTSQSLPFRGIFNGQNHVVTIDIVNNGSGRTGLFAYINAATIRNLIVEGSATSAGNNCVGGLGGRSDGDGTLIENVVVKTDVSYTGSNGDATCGGFFANMEGKVTLQNCAFYGSINTGSAEGNGGLVGWAGGGSDSKYINCIVAPTSYTQNGNSADFARNNAKTTQCYKVLGSDARLVTGEMTYVMNEAIGETVWFQKIGTDSYPMPFGTDVVYANGYQYCDGTVKSGAYENENKGVVRDEHVYGEWGFCTNVNGSSVTCDQIQPGFATLTDGYYQIGNAKELNWFAVWTNREDASVNAKLTADINMTEVANFPGIGSGEKNFTGTIDGQRHIITNMKMDWSREGVGLVNRAADGACVKNVTIASNCSFKGSKAVAALIGGTYGAGDIYIENCGNEAPVQSTGQNAGGIIGCRFNDNICHLTNVYNVGEITGETAGESGSFSGWMSNAVLKNCYSIAGYPTSEDTHGFQQGNQFSRGNDINLTNCYDFGTGDWGTNNGSWGSAFTGDHKIMEVNETTMGVVFAGLYDAEGGDVWRMEYEGWAHPVLYDPAKKVLSENVPNRFSSENGVDLTLKRTTVAGTWNTICLPFALDATQIASLFGAGAKVAELTGATGETLNFTTVTSTEAGKAYLVMPSEAMSEKELTVDLDATDPVATTEGGYEFTGIYQPTAVVANDLFVAAGNKLTPSDGTGNLKAFRAYFHNTGSGARLTNFVIDEETTGIASIEDGLMKVQDAVYDMQGRKVSQLKKGLYIVNGKKQVVK; from the coding sequence ATGAAACGAAATCTAAAACTAACTTTAGTATCAGTCCTTTGTTTTTGCTTTGGACATACAGTGTGGGCAGAAGATCACTACCTAGTTGGAGGTGCCACAGAATGTGGGTGGACTACATCTAATATGGAATACAACAGATCTTCTGTGGCTATGGTTAATGTGGATGAAAACATTTGGGTATGGGCTGGTACAATGACCGTTGGTGATGGTGATTCCGGAGCCTTCAAAATACCTAATTCATCTGGAGGTTGGGACGGTTATTGGGCACCATCTGCTAACTATTTGCTTACCTCTGGTGTAGAGGCTGATTTGTCAACCAGCAGTAGTGGTGACAATAAGTACCATGTGGCTGAAGCAGGTATGTATAGAGTGACTATCAATACCTCTACATTGAAAATTAAGGCTGAAAAGCTGACGGAGCCTTCAAAGGATGGTGATTACTATCTGATTAGCAGTGTGGATGACTACTACTGGTTTGCGGGTAAAGTAACATCTGCGGAAAGTAGTACTGCAAAGGCTCGTTTGACTGCAGACCTTGATTTCTCAGAGAAAGGATTCTTCCCCTTGGCCTGTGATAAATATAAGTTTAAGGGTGAGTTCGACGGAGCAGGTCATACCATTAGCAATGCTGTTATTAAAGGAAGTAATAACAATGTCGCTTTCATCCGTTATGCTACTAATGGAGCAAATATTCACAATCTCGTGATTGATGGTTCTTTTACAGGAAATGCTAAGGTGGGTGGCATTATTGGCTTTGCTCGCGATGGAGGTACAGTGACATTGACTAATATTATCAACAAGGCATCTGTACGTTCAACTGGTAATAGTGATGCTAACGCAGCAGCATTTGTGGGTTGTGCAACAGATGGTACAAAAATAACGGCCTTGAACTGTGCAAACATGGGTTCTGTTAGTGGCCAGGATGGTCAGTGTGCAGCTTTTGCAGGCTGGACACAGAGTGGAACCACTTTTACCAACTGTTGGAACAGTGGTACTATCAGCAATATAGATGGCACTTCTCAGCTTTATCGTAATTCAAGTTCTGTTACAGCAACCAATTGCTTTGACCTTACAAATGTTGGTAATCAGGGTACAAAGGTAGATGCTTCCACCCTTGCAACCGGTAAGTTCTGTTTTACATTGAATGGCGATCAGAGTAGTATCAATTGGTATCAGAACATGTCAGGTACAGTAGATAACTATCCTGTTCCATTCTCCTCTCATGCTCAGGTATATGCTAATGGTGAGCTAAAATGTGATGGTACAAGTGCTGGTGGTGAACTGACATATAGCAATTCATCTACCTCTGTGATCCCTCCTCATACCTATGTAAATGGATGGTGTTCAGTATGTAATGCACTAGACCATGACTATCTTACTGCTGACGGAGAGGAATATTACAGTATTGGTAGTGCCAATGATTTGCACTGGTTCGCTGCTATGGTGGCAGAGGTTAATCAGTCTGCCAATGCAAAACTGACTGGCGATATCGATTACACGGCATATAAGCAAGGATTTATTGGTACGAGTCAGTCACTTCCTTTCCGTGGAATATTCAATGGTCAGAATCATGTGGTTACTATTGATATTGTGAATAATGGATCAGGTCGTACCGGTCTATTTGCTTATATTAATGCTGCAACTATCAGAAATCTTATAGTAGAGGGAAGTGCTACATCTGCAGGTAATAACTGTGTCGGTGGTCTTGGTGGACGCTCCGATGGTGATGGCACACTTATTGAGAATGTGGTGGTGAAGACGGATGTAAGCTATACAGGTTCGAATGGCGACGCAACTTGTGGCGGTTTCTTTGCTAATATGGAAGGCAAAGTAACTCTTCAGAACTGCGCATTCTATGGTTCTATCAATACCGGTTCTGCCGAAGGTAATGGTGGTTTAGTAGGTTGGGCCGGCGGCGGTTCCGACAGCAAGTATATTAATTGTATCGTTGCTCCGACTTCCTATACACAGAATGGTAATAGTGCCGACTTCGCACGTAATAATGCTAAAACTACTCAATGCTATAAGGTGTTAGGCAGTGATGCTAGGCTCGTAACAGGAGAAATGACTTACGTTATGAACGAAGCCATAGGTGAGACTGTTTGGTTCCAAAAAATAGGCACTGATAGCTATCCCATGCCCTTTGGAACAGATGTGGTCTATGCCAACGGTTACCAGTACTGTGACGGAACAGTGAAGAGCGGTGCTTACGAAAATGAGAACAAAGGTGTAGTGCGTGATGAACATGTTTATGGTGAATGGGGATTCTGCACAAATGTAAATGGAAGTTCCGTAACCTGCGACCAGATTCAACCTGGATTCGCTACTCTTACCGATGGCTATTATCAGATTGGTAATGCGAAGGAACTGAACTGGTTCGCCGTTTGGACTAATCGTGAGGATGCTTCTGTTAATGCAAAATTGACTGCTGACATCAACATGACCGAAGTTGCAAACTTCCCTGGTATTGGATCTGGTGAGAAGAATTTTACGGGTACTATCGATGGTCAGCGTCACATCATTACCAATATGAAGATGGATTGGTCACGTGAAGGCGTTGGCTTGGTAAACCGTGCAGCCGATGGTGCATGTGTGAAGAACGTTACCATCGCTTCTAATTGTAGTTTCAAAGGCTCTAAAGCCGTTGCAGCACTGATTGGAGGTACTTATGGTGCTGGTGATATTTATATCGAGAACTGTGGTAACGAGGCTCCTGTTCAGTCAACTGGTCAGAATGCCGGTGGTATCATTGGCTGTCGTTTTAACGACAATATCTGTCATTTGACAAATGTCTACAATGTGGGTGAGATAACTGGTGAAACAGCAGGTGAGAGCGGTAGCTTCTCTGGTTGGATGAGTAATGCCGTTTTGAAGAATTGTTATAGCATTGCTGGCTATCCCACTTCTGAGGATACTCATGGTTTCCAACAGGGTAATCAGTTCTCACGTGGTAATGATATCAATCTGACCAACTGCTATGACTTCGGAACTGGAGACTGGGGCACGAATAATGGTTCATGGGGTTCCGCATTTACTGGCGATCACAAAATTATGGAGGTAAATGAAACGACGATGGGCGTTGTGTTTGCTGGTTTGTATGATGCTGAGGGCGGAGATGTTTGGCGCATGGAATATGAGGGCTGGGCTCACCCGGTGCTCTATGACCCTGCCAAGAAAGTGCTGAGCGAGAATGTGCCTAACCGCTTCTCAAGTGAGAATGGTGTTGACCTGACATTGAAGCGTACCACTGTTGCTGGCACATGGAACACCATCTGCTTGCCATTTGCTTTGGATGCTACGCAGATTGCATCACTCTTTGGCGCCGGTGCTAAGGTGGCTGAACTGACTGGTGCTACTGGCGAGACGCTGAATTTCACTACTGTTACCTCAACTGAGGCTGGTAAGGCTTATCTGGTTATGCCTTCTGAGGCTATGAGTGAGAAGGAACTGACTGTTGACCTCGATGCTACTGATCCTGTTGCAACAACAGAGGGTGGCTATGAATTTACTGGTATCTATCAGCCAACAGCTGTTGTGGCTAACGATCTGTTCGTGGCTGCAGGCAATAAGCTGACACCAAGTGATGGTACTGGTAATCTGAAAGCCTTCCGCGCTTATTTCCACAACACGGGTAGTGGTGCTCGCTTAACGAACTTTGTCATCGACGAAGAGACGACAGGCATTGCTTCTATTGAGGACGGACTGATGAAGGTTCAGGATGCTGTCTATGATATGCAGGGTCGCAAGGTTTCTCAGTTGAAGAAAGGACTCTATATTGTAAACGGAAAGAAACAAGTTGTTAAATAA